From a region of the uncultured Desulfatiglans sp. genome:
- a CDS encoding conserved hypothetical protein (Evidence 4 : Unknown function but conserved in other organisms) → MDMEVVLMRMYEKMSESFGPQHWWPAEGPLEMMVGAVLTQNTSWRNVEKAIEGLKSRRMIDPEALCRVPFEELAQVIRPAGYYNIKARRLKNLAEFIVQRAAGDLDALFSEETSALREALLGIKGVGPETADSILLYAAGRPVFVVDAYTHRILGRHGLISEEATYDETQSCFMDHLPQDAALYNEFHALIVRTAKTCCGKRPNCAACPLDGWPAEE, encoded by the coding sequence TTGGATATGGAAGTGGTCCTGATGCGGATGTATGAGAAGATGTCTGAATCCTTCGGGCCTCAGCACTGGTGGCCCGCTGAGGGGCCCCTGGAGATGATGGTCGGGGCCGTGTTGACCCAGAACACGAGTTGGCGGAATGTCGAAAAGGCCATCGAAGGGTTGAAGTCGAGGAGGATGATCGACCCGGAGGCGCTCTGCCGGGTCCCTTTCGAGGAACTGGCGCAGGTGATCCGGCCCGCAGGTTACTACAATATCAAGGCGCGGCGGCTGAAGAACCTTGCGGAGTTCATCGTGCAGCGCGCTGCTGGCGACCTGGATGCGCTCTTCAGCGAGGAGACCTCGGCGCTTCGGGAGGCGCTCCTGGGCATCAAGGGGGTAGGACCCGAAACCGCCGACAGCATCCTGCTTTACGCGGCCGGACGCCCTGTTTTCGTGGTGGATGCCTACACGCACCGGATCCTTGGGAGGCACGGGCTGATTTCCGAAGAGGCGACCTATGACGAGACGCAGTCCTGCTTCATGGACCACCTGCCGCAAGATGCCGCTCTTTACAACGAGTTTCATGCCCTCATCGTGCGGACGGCCAAGACCTGCTGCGGCAAACGGCCGAACTGCGCTGCGTGTCCGCTGGATGGCTGGCCCGCCGAGGAATGA
- the priA gene encoding Primosomal protein N — translation MAARCVKIAVCAPVWGTYTYRVPPSLAAPAEVGRRVLVPFGRRTVTGFILSEDGNESGMELKEIRRIFDEPPLFGSAMVPLFEWMADYYVHPPGQVIESVLPAGLNVNPFRCAVLTKAGERALKRLPPEDPAREILGWIGGNPGAKLPWSAKQVDPLVRKGWVSLGTGRRSGRVSRLLRRFVCVKDRAGLEAAAAVCARRAGAANEQEFLRIFLDRGDAALSRICALFPNGDYLVRKWVRKGVLEAFTAPVFRSPGGGTALVPAGPFALNEDQKTVLAWLEGSIESGVFAPALLYGVTGSGKTEVYVRAAEKAIRIGRQVIVLVPEIALAAYLEGVFRLRLGDRVAVYHSGLSRGERFDAWLQMSEGKIDLVIGARSALFAPVPRLGLIIVDEEHDAAYKQDDRVRYQGRDTAVMRAKMEQATVLLGSGTPSVQSFRNACAGRYRMLSMPERVEKRALPRVEIVDMTRSSASDPADAMLSRELREALKATLEEESQAILFLNRRGFHRLHVCSACGRSLRCPHCDVALTHHLGGRELRCHYCGFTGPVPQTCPECGRDAIKTYGFGTQKLELELRSLFPSARVARMDTDNTRAKGVSFEILKQFKEQAIDILVGTQMVTKGYDFPRVTLVGVIAADLLLNFPDFRAAERTFQVLSQVAGRAGRGDRPGKVIIQAFNVRHYALQAAMAHDFEGFFEREAALRSALGYPPFAHLVCIRVQGKDRAKTVACAGELGAGFRRMVNGIAGREEAIQVMGPVEAPIARIKDRYRWQILLKGRKIAALKHLLERMGEAVRTPPAGVQVAVDVDPYQML, via the coding sequence ATGGCCGCTCGATGCGTAAAGATCGCCGTGTGCGCCCCCGTGTGGGGGACGTATACGTACCGCGTGCCCCCGTCGTTGGCCGCCCCGGCCGAGGTGGGGCGGCGCGTCCTGGTCCCTTTCGGGAGACGTACGGTGACCGGGTTCATCCTGTCCGAGGACGGGAACGAATCGGGCATGGAGCTCAAAGAGATTCGACGGATCTTCGACGAGCCCCCCCTGTTCGGTTCCGCAATGGTGCCCCTGTTCGAGTGGATGGCGGACTACTATGTTCACCCGCCCGGACAGGTCATCGAGAGTGTGCTGCCGGCCGGCCTCAACGTAAACCCTTTTCGATGCGCCGTGTTGACCAAAGCAGGCGAGCGTGCCTTGAAGCGTCTGCCGCCTGAAGACCCCGCAAGAGAGATCTTGGGGTGGATCGGCGGAAATCCGGGCGCCAAACTGCCCTGGTCTGCGAAACAGGTCGATCCTCTGGTGCGAAAAGGCTGGGTGAGCCTGGGGACAGGGCGGAGGTCCGGGCGTGTGAGCCGGCTTTTGCGGCGGTTTGTCTGCGTGAAGGATCGCGCCGGTCTGGAGGCTGCAGCTGCGGTTTGCGCCCGCAGGGCAGGCGCCGCGAACGAGCAGGAGTTCCTGCGGATCTTCCTGGACCGGGGCGATGCGGCGCTCAGCCGGATCTGTGCGCTTTTCCCCAACGGAGACTACCTCGTTCGAAAGTGGGTTCGGAAAGGGGTGCTCGAGGCCTTTACCGCCCCGGTTTTTCGAAGCCCAGGAGGCGGAACCGCACTGGTGCCGGCGGGGCCCTTTGCGCTGAACGAGGACCAGAAAACGGTGCTGGCATGGTTGGAGGGGAGCATCGAATCGGGTGTGTTCGCCCCCGCGCTCCTTTATGGTGTGACCGGCAGCGGGAAGACCGAGGTCTACGTCCGCGCGGCGGAAAAGGCGATCCGTATCGGCCGGCAGGTGATCGTCCTGGTTCCGGAGATAGCGCTAGCGGCCTATCTGGAGGGTGTTTTCAGGCTGCGGCTTGGCGATCGCGTCGCGGTTTACCATAGCGGGCTCAGCAGGGGGGAGCGTTTCGACGCCTGGCTGCAGATGTCGGAGGGGAAGATCGATCTGGTGATCGGCGCTCGCTCGGCCCTTTTTGCGCCTGTGCCGCGCCTCGGCCTGATCATCGTCGACGAGGAGCATGACGCCGCCTACAAACAGGACGACCGGGTCCGTTACCAGGGCCGGGACACCGCCGTTATGCGCGCAAAGATGGAGCAGGCGACCGTGCTCCTGGGGTCTGGGACGCCGTCGGTGCAGTCCTTCCGCAATGCCTGCGCGGGCCGCTACCGGATGCTCTCGATGCCGGAGCGCGTGGAAAAAAGGGCCTTGCCGAGAGTCGAGATCGTGGATATGACGCGGAGTTCGGCCTCCGATCCCGCCGACGCCATGCTCAGCCGAGAACTGCGGGAGGCGCTGAAGGCGACCCTGGAAGAAGAGTCCCAGGCGATCCTCTTTCTCAATCGGCGGGGGTTTCACCGGCTGCATGTCTGCAGCGCCTGCGGGCGCTCCCTTCGTTGCCCGCACTGCGACGTGGCCCTGACCCACCATCTGGGAGGGCGTGAACTTCGTTGCCATTATTGCGGCTTTACGGGGCCCGTTCCGCAGACATGTCCGGAATGCGGCCGCGACGCGATCAAGACTTACGGGTTCGGCACCCAGAAACTCGAACTCGAGCTGCGGAGTCTCTTCCCTTCGGCCCGGGTGGCGCGCATGGACACCGACAACACCCGGGCGAAGGGGGTGTCCTTCGAGATTCTCAAGCAGTTCAAAGAGCAGGCCATCGACATCCTGGTCGGCACCCAGATGGTGACAAAAGGCTACGATTTCCCTCGGGTGACCCTCGTCGGCGTGATCGCGGCGGACCTTCTCCTGAACTTTCCGGATTTCCGGGCGGCCGAGCGCACATTTCAGGTCCTGAGCCAGGTGGCCGGACGGGCGGGTCGCGGAGACCGGCCGGGAAAGGTCATTATCCAGGCCTTCAATGTCCGCCACTATGCCTTGCAGGCGGCGATGGCCCATGATTTCGAAGGCTTCTTCGAGCGTGAGGCTGCGCTGAGGTCCGCTCTTGGCTACCCGCCTTTCGCCCACCTGGTCTGCATCCGGGTGCAAGGGAAGGACCGGGCGAAAACGGTGGCCTGTGCGGGGGAGCTGGGGGCGGGTTTCCGGCGTATGGTGAACGGGATCGCGGGGCGGGAAGAGGCCATTCAGGTGATGGGACCGGTGGAGGCCCCCATAGCGCGCATCAAGGACCGCTACCGCTGGCAGATTCTTCTGAAGGGCCGTAAGATAGCAGCGTTGAAGCATCTCCTCGAAAGGATGGGCGAAGCGGTGAGGACGCCGCCGGCCGGGGTGCAGGTGGCCGTGGATGTCGATCCCTATCAAATGCTCTGA
- a CDS encoding hypothetical protein (Evidence 5 : Unknown function): protein MLASGSGLAGPQAGRVLGALFHAPWGAAFFGDAGRGGWSGSTGKQWLEEVPGIWIWKWS from the coding sequence ATGCTGGCGAGCGGCTCCGGATTGGCCGGCCCGCAGGCCGGGCGCGTTTTGGGGGCATTGTTCCACGCCCCCTGGGGTGCAGCGTTTTTTGGGGACGCCGGCCGCGGCGGCTGGAGCGGTTCGACCGGAAAGCAATGGCTCGAGGAGGTTCCGGGAATTTGGATATGGAAGTGGTCCTGA
- a CDS encoding putative enoyl-CoA hydratase PaaG (Evidence 3 : Putative function from multiple computational evidences), translating into MRKETEIVNEDAHSESVGTPAAAVVLEVQNGVGILELNRPKAYNAFDLPMVQCLADELVALAGREDVRGLIVTGYGKAFCAGGDLRWIAGYKGQYGAAFHELAARFHQAILEIRRMPKPVIAALNGLAAGGGFSLALACDFRIMDRSAVLRQAYTSNGLSLDGGGTFTLPRIVGLARAMEVVTFDAPIDAAKALEWGLVTEVVEQGRSVARALEVMEDILSRSSSSFAASKQLLLESFGNPFEVQLEREREMLARCGDHPNGHEGVRAFLEKRKPRFQPV; encoded by the coding sequence TTGAGGAAGGAGACGGAAATCGTGAACGAAGATGCGCATTCCGAATCTGTGGGGACACCAGCGGCTGCCGTGGTGCTGGAGGTGCAAAACGGCGTCGGTATTCTGGAGTTGAACCGCCCGAAGGCCTATAACGCCTTCGACCTCCCCATGGTCCAATGCCTCGCAGACGAACTGGTCGCACTGGCCGGCAGGGAAGACGTCCGCGGGCTCATCGTCACCGGTTATGGAAAGGCCTTCTGCGCGGGAGGGGACCTGCGTTGGATCGCCGGGTACAAGGGACAGTACGGCGCCGCCTTCCACGAATTGGCGGCCCGCTTTCACCAGGCGATCCTCGAGATACGGCGGATGCCCAAACCCGTGATCGCCGCACTGAACGGACTGGCTGCAGGCGGCGGCTTCTCGCTCGCGCTGGCCTGCGATTTCCGTATCATGGACCGATCCGCGGTTCTGCGGCAGGCCTACACGAGCAACGGTCTGAGCCTCGACGGGGGCGGGACCTTCACCCTGCCGCGCATAGTGGGCCTCGCGAGGGCCATGGAGGTCGTCACGTTCGACGCGCCGATCGATGCCGCCAAGGCCCTGGAATGGGGATTGGTCACCGAGGTCGTGGAGCAGGGGCGAAGCGTCGCCCGTGCGCTGGAGGTGATGGAGGATATCCTGTCCCGATCTTCGAGTTCGTTTGCAGCATCGAAGCAGCTTCTGCTCGAGTCTTTCGGCAACCCTTTCGAGGTTCAACTGGAGCGTGAACGCGAAATGCTTGCCCGATGCGGAGACCATCCGAACGGTCATGAAGGCGTAAGGGCCTTCCTGGAAAAGCGCAAACCCCGTTTTCAGCCGGTCTAG
- a CDS encoding hypothetical protein (Evidence 5 : Unknown function), with protein MCSALRYDPGLHPEMISRYNPVSSPEMVFFANLGVNLHVCLCGDHQVASAQTLDFLEIGTKSSFPEWKRGYV; from the coding sequence ATGTGCTCGGCTCTGCGGTATGATCCTGGTCTCCATCCGGAAATGATTTCCCGGTACAACCCGGTTTCCAGTCCGGAAATGGTCTTTTTTGCCAATCTCGGCGTCAATCTGCACGTTTGCTTGTGCGGCGACCACCAGGTCGCCTCCGCGCAAACGCTTGATTTCCTTGAGATTGGCACAAAATCCTCATTTCCGGAATGGAAACGAGGCTATGTTTGA
- a CDS encoding putative Thiol-disulfide oxidoreductase ResA (Evidence 3 : Putative function from multiple computational evidences), whose translation MRGRDQAREKGGFMLKKLETFKVLLGLLMLCLLGVPFQSEAGADIAAPSFSLPDLNGKEVTLEQYRGKIVLLDFWATWCPPCRLSIPELVKLQRDHQEDGLVILGVSVDDKRQFKDAYLKAFSDKHKINYPIVRYNDRVIEAYFTEDNPAIPTMFVIDRNGRIRDKVVGYNPEALRRALKPLLEP comes from the coding sequence ATGAGGGGCCGGGATCAGGCCCGGGAAAAAGGGGGGTTCATGTTGAAAAAGCTCGAAACGTTCAAGGTGCTGCTGGGTTTGCTGATGCTATGTCTGCTCGGTGTTCCATTTCAATCCGAAGCCGGGGCGGATATCGCGGCGCCCTCTTTTTCTCTGCCGGATCTAAATGGAAAAGAGGTGACCCTGGAGCAGTACCGTGGCAAGATCGTGCTCTTGGATTTTTGGGCGACCTGGTGCCCTCCGTGCCGTCTTTCGATCCCTGAACTCGTGAAGTTGCAGCGGGACCATCAGGAGGACGGTCTGGTGATCCTGGGCGTTTCCGTGGACGACAAGCGCCAGTTCAAGGACGCCTATCTCAAGGCCTTCAGCGATAAACACAAGATCAACTACCCGATCGTCCGCTACAATGACCGGGTGATCGAGGCCTACTTCACGGAAGACAATCCGGCGATCCCGACGATGTTCGTCATAGACCGGAACGGCAGGATCCGGGACAAGGTGGTCGGCTACAACCCCGAGGCCTTGCGGAGGGCGCTCAAACCGCTGCTGGAACCATGA
- the purB gene encoding Adenylosuccinate lyase has product MISRYTRTEMGRIWEDENRYAKWLDVELAACEAMSEEGIVPREALENIRRKAGFSVQRILEIEEETRHDVIAFLTNVAEHVGPDSRFIHLGLTSSDVLDTSLALLLREAMDRILAGVDELAVVLERRAREHKQTVMIGRSHGVHAEPITFGVKLCVWYTEMRRNRLRLEQAREVISCGKFSGAVGTFANVSPSVEARACRLLGLEPAEVSTQIVQRDRHAQYFTALAVLAGTLEKIAVEIRHLQRTEVLEAEEPFAKGQKGSSAMPHKKNPIGCENISGLARLVRTNALAALENMALWHERDISHSSVERVIGPDSTILIDYMLHRLKGILDRLVVHPDRMLENLHKTRGLIFSQQVLVELAERGLERQAAYVLVQRNAMKVWETGQDFKSLLLEDPDILKVLSREEIEGLFDLNYHLKHVDTIFERVFGRA; this is encoded by the coding sequence ATGATCAGCCGGTATACACGCACTGAGATGGGGCGAATCTGGGAGGACGAGAATCGGTACGCGAAGTGGCTGGATGTGGAACTGGCCGCCTGTGAGGCCATGAGCGAGGAGGGGATCGTTCCGCGCGAGGCCCTCGAAAACATCCGCAGGAAGGCGGGGTTCTCCGTGCAGCGCATCCTCGAGATCGAAGAGGAGACCCGGCACGACGTGATCGCCTTTCTGACGAACGTGGCCGAGCATGTCGGGCCCGACTCGCGCTTTATCCATCTGGGCCTGACCTCGTCCGATGTCCTCGACACCAGTCTGGCCTTGCTCCTGCGCGAGGCCATGGACCGCATCCTCGCCGGGGTCGACGAATTGGCTGTGGTCCTCGAGCGGCGGGCCCGCGAGCACAAGCAGACCGTCATGATCGGGCGCTCCCACGGGGTTCACGCCGAGCCGATCACCTTCGGGGTCAAGCTCTGCGTGTGGTACACGGAGATGCGGCGGAACCGGCTGCGCCTGGAACAGGCCCGCGAGGTGATTTCCTGCGGGAAGTTCTCCGGGGCGGTGGGAACCTTCGCCAACGTTTCGCCGTCCGTCGAGGCCAGGGCCTGTCGACTGCTCGGCCTCGAGCCGGCCGAGGTCTCCACCCAGATCGTCCAGCGGGACCGGCACGCCCAGTACTTCACGGCCCTCGCGGTTTTGGCCGGGACCCTCGAGAAGATCGCGGTGGAGATCCGCCACCTTCAGCGGACCGAGGTGCTGGAGGCCGAGGAGCCGTTCGCGAAGGGGCAGAAGGGCTCCTCGGCGATGCCCCACAAGAAGAATCCGATCGGTTGTGAAAACATCTCCGGCTTGGCGCGCCTGGTGCGGACGAACGCCCTGGCGGCCCTGGAGAACATGGCGCTCTGGCATGAGCGGGACATCAGCCATTCCTCCGTCGAACGGGTCATCGGCCCGGACAGCACGATCCTGATCGACTACATGCTTCATCGCCTGAAGGGGATCCTCGACAGGCTGGTGGTTCATCCGGATCGGATGCTCGAGAATCTGCACAAGACGAGAGGGCTCATCTTTTCGCAGCAGGTCCTTGTCGAGTTGGCCGAAAGGGGCCTTGAAAGACAGGCCGCCTATGTCCTCGTGCAGCGCAACGCGATGAAGGTCTGGGAAACGGGTCAGGATTTCAAATCGCTGCTGCTCGAGGACCCGGACATCTTGAAGGTCCTGTCACGCGAGGAGATCGAGGGGCTTTTCGATCTGAACTACCACCTGAAGCACGTTGATACGATTTTCGAGCGGGTGTTCGGGAGGGCCTGA
- a CDS encoding Amidohydrolase family protein gives MIDFHTHLFPPEFARDRIPLFEGEDGFRILYESPKARLVGAEEIIQAMDEGGIRKSVIFGFPWERETLYKTHNDYIVDAVRRYPDRLIGFACFSPTAPGAAREAERCLAAGLRGIGELAVYGGGLTGAVTRGLSEVMEICRAHDAPLLMHVNEPVGHSYPGKAPMTLAEVYTFVAAYPENRIVLAHWGGGIFFYALMKKEVRERLANVWFDTAASPYLYEPAIYRIAGEIIGYDRILLGSDYPLLKPSRYLTEMKAAGLSDEALQWVTGGNAADVLGSAV, from the coding sequence ATGATCGATTTTCATACCCATCTGTTTCCTCCGGAGTTCGCGCGGGACCGGATCCCGCTTTTCGAAGGCGAGGACGGATTCCGAATCCTTTACGAATCACCGAAGGCCCGGCTGGTCGGGGCTGAAGAGATCATCCAGGCCATGGATGAAGGGGGGATCCGGAAATCGGTGATCTTCGGGTTTCCCTGGGAAAGGGAAACGCTTTACAAAACCCACAATGATTACATCGTCGACGCCGTAAGGCGTTATCCAGACCGCCTGATCGGCTTCGCCTGTTTTTCTCCGACGGCCCCGGGGGCGGCCCGAGAGGCGGAGAGGTGTCTTGCCGCCGGGCTGAGAGGGATCGGCGAACTGGCCGTCTACGGAGGAGGTCTGACCGGGGCGGTGACCCGCGGTTTGTCCGAGGTCATGGAGATCTGCCGTGCACACGACGCCCCGCTGCTCATGCACGTAAACGAGCCTGTGGGCCACTCTTATCCCGGGAAGGCGCCGATGACCCTGGCGGAGGTCTATACCTTCGTCGCGGCCTATCCCGAGAACCGGATCGTTCTGGCGCACTGGGGCGGGGGGATCTTTTTTTACGCCCTCATGAAAAAAGAGGTCCGGGAGCGATTGGCCAACGTCTGGTTCGACACGGCGGCCTCGCCTTACCTGTATGAGCCGGCCATCTACCGGATCGCCGGGGAGATCATCGGCTACGATCGGATCCTGCTCGGCAGCGATTACCCCCTGCTGAAACCCTCCCGATATCTAACGGAGATGAAGGCGGCCGGGCTTTCGGATGAGGCCCTGCAGTGGGTCACCGGAGGGAATGCCGCGGATGTGCTCGGCTCTGCGGTATGA
- the fusA gene encoding Elongation factor G: protein MPIAQHLNTTRNIGIIAHIDAGKTTVTERVLFYTGRLHKMGEVHDGEATMDWMLEERERGITITSAVTSCLWHNHTINVIDTPGHVDFTVEVERALRVLDGAIGVFCAVGGVEPQSETVWHQADRYKVPKIAFVNKMDRIGADFNRVVRMIRERLGAAPLVLQIPWGAEDRFRGIIDLVRMKSVIWENEGLGAQYIEGPIPPELEEEARARHEELLETLADKNDALMEKYLAEEEIPEVDLKQAIRKATIQLQLVPVFCGAALRNKGIQPLLDGIVDFLPSPLDIPPVEGIVPATGETVQCPPKAKAPVCALLFKVMMDQGRKMSYLRIYSGTLSAGDTVFNSTRNNREKVARLLRMHANKRERIDSASAGDIVAAMGLKLSTTGDTLCDESHPVLLESIRFNTPVISIAIEPRKVQDQDRVMDGLAKLADEDPTFRYHIDEETGQTIVSGMGELHLEIILGRLKREFLAETNQGKPQVVYRETITETLTHREIFQRELAGQAYYAGVTLEVSPLPRGTGNRFVDRCDHPGLTDVFLEAIRQGVAEAEESGVLMGYPVIDVQTAVLEIEIKENISDAMAFKVAASMAFRNACSQAGPLKLEPIMKVEILVPDEFVGEVISDLNTRQGRIEQILSEGAVQVLIARAPLSRMFGYSTALRSVSQGRANFTMQFSHYDKA from the coding sequence ATGCCGATCGCCCAGCATCTGAACACCACGCGCAACATCGGGATCATCGCCCACATCGACGCCGGCAAAACGACCGTGACCGAACGGGTGCTTTTCTACACAGGCCGCCTCCACAAGATGGGGGAGGTCCATGACGGCGAGGCCACCATGGACTGGATGCTCGAGGAGAGGGAGCGCGGTATCACCATCACCTCCGCGGTCACCTCCTGTCTCTGGCACAACCACACCATCAATGTCATCGACACCCCCGGTCACGTGGACTTTACGGTCGAAGTCGAACGGGCCCTCCGGGTGCTCGACGGCGCCATCGGCGTATTCTGCGCCGTCGGCGGCGTGGAGCCGCAGTCCGAGACCGTCTGGCATCAGGCCGACCGCTACAAGGTCCCGAAGATCGCCTTCGTGAACAAGATGGACCGGATCGGAGCCGACTTCAACCGCGTCGTCCGCATGATTCGAGAGCGGTTGGGCGCCGCCCCGCTCGTTCTGCAAATCCCCTGGGGTGCAGAAGACCGGTTTCGGGGCATCATCGACCTGGTGCGGATGAAGTCTGTCATTTGGGAAAACGAAGGCCTCGGAGCGCAATACATCGAAGGCCCCATCCCGCCGGAGCTCGAGGAGGAGGCGCGGGCGCGGCATGAAGAACTGCTGGAGACGCTGGCGGACAAAAACGACGCCCTCATGGAAAAATACCTGGCCGAGGAGGAGATCCCCGAGGTCGACCTCAAGCAGGCCATCCGCAAGGCTACGATCCAGTTGCAGCTCGTCCCCGTTTTCTGCGGCGCGGCCCTGCGAAACAAAGGCATTCAGCCTCTGCTCGACGGCATCGTCGATTTTCTGCCCTCCCCACTCGACATCCCGCCGGTCGAAGGCATCGTCCCGGCCACCGGGGAGACCGTCCAGTGCCCGCCCAAAGCGAAGGCGCCTGTGTGCGCTCTGCTCTTCAAGGTCATGATGGACCAGGGCCGCAAGATGAGCTACCTCCGGATCTATTCGGGGACGCTCTCGGCAGGCGACACGGTTTTCAACTCGACCCGGAACAACCGTGAAAAGGTCGCCCGCCTGCTCCGGATGCATGCCAACAAGCGCGAGCGGATCGACAGCGCGTCGGCCGGGGACATCGTCGCTGCAATGGGACTCAAGCTGTCGACCACCGGCGACACCCTCTGCGACGAAAGCCACCCTGTGCTGCTCGAATCCATCCGCTTCAATACCCCGGTCATCAGCATCGCCATCGAGCCCAGGAAGGTCCAGGATCAGGACCGGGTGATGGACGGCCTCGCCAAACTGGCCGACGAAGACCCCACGTTCCGCTACCATATCGATGAAGAAACGGGCCAGACGATCGTCTCGGGCATGGGCGAGCTGCACCTCGAGATCATCCTCGGAAGGCTCAAACGGGAGTTCCTGGCCGAGACCAACCAGGGCAAGCCGCAGGTGGTCTACCGGGAGACCATCACCGAGACCCTCACCCACCGGGAAATCTTCCAGCGCGAATTGGCCGGACAGGCGTATTACGCGGGCGTCACCCTCGAGGTCTCGCCGCTACCCCGCGGAACCGGGAACCGCTTCGTGGACCGGTGCGATCACCCGGGCTTAACCGACGTCTTCCTAGAGGCGATCCGGCAGGGCGTCGCCGAGGCGGAGGAAAGCGGGGTTCTGATGGGTTATCCGGTCATCGATGTGCAGACGGCGGTCCTCGAAATCGAGATTAAGGAAAACATCTCGGATGCCATGGCCTTCAAGGTCGCCGCGTCCATGGCCTTCCGCAATGCGTGCAGCCAGGCGGGGCCGCTCAAGCTCGAGCCGATCATGAAGGTGGAAATCCTTGTGCCGGATGAATTTGTGGGCGAGGTCATCAGCGATCTGAACACCCGTCAGGGAAGGATCGAACAGATCCTGAGCGAAGGGGCCGTCCAGGTGTTGATCGCGCGTGCACCTCTTTCGAGGATGTTCGGCTATTCGACAGCCTTGCGGTCGGTGTCGCAGGGGCGCGCCAACTTCACCATGCAGTTCAGCCACTACGACAAGGCCTGA
- a CDS encoding Acyltransferase, with the protein MRFILLNAYIAIDTILFCLWTAILAIFDRTGNTIHAWVARPWGKSILWGCGVKVRVAGAEAADGSKPRIYMCNHQSFFDIFALLAYLPVNFKFIMKQELMRIPLFGFAVRRAGYIGIVRGDPRKAVESMNKAAQRIRDGASVLIFPEGTRSIDGSLQGFKRGGFNLAVKSGCDIVPIGISGSHAIVPKGSLRINRGTIDMRIGAPISLADYGKRDIQKLEMDVWLAIDKLISPHREPAGHPS; encoded by the coding sequence ATGCGATTCATTCTGTTAAATGCCTATATTGCCATCGATACGATTTTGTTCTGTCTGTGGACTGCCATTCTCGCGATCTTCGATCGCACCGGGAACACGATCCACGCCTGGGTGGCGCGCCCCTGGGGGAAAAGCATCCTGTGGGGCTGCGGCGTCAAGGTGCGCGTAGCAGGGGCCGAGGCCGCGGACGGCTCGAAGCCGCGCATCTACATGTGCAACCATCAGAGCTTTTTCGACATCTTCGCCCTTCTGGCATACCTCCCGGTCAACTTCAAGTTCATCATGAAGCAGGAGTTGATGCGCATTCCGCTCTTCGGGTTCGCTGTGCGCCGGGCAGGGTATATCGGCATTGTGCGGGGCGACCCGCGCAAGGCCGTCGAGAGCATGAACAAGGCTGCACAGCGCATCCGTGATGGCGCGTCGGTGCTGATCTTTCCTGAAGGGACGCGAAGCATCGACGGGAGCCTCCAGGGGTTCAAGCGCGGCGGGTTCAACCTGGCGGTCAAATCAGGATGCGACATCGTTCCGATCGGCATCAGCGGCAGCCACGCGATCGTTCCCAAAGGCAGCCTTCGCATCAACCGGGGAACGATCGATATGAGGATCGGAGCCCCGATTTCCCTGGCGGATTACGGCAAGCGCGATATTCAAAAACTGGAAATGGATGTGTGGCTTGCCATCGACAAATTGATTTCCCCGCACAGGGAGCCTGCCGGGCACCCATCGTGA